Genomic DNA from Paenibacillus borealis:
TCAAAGTTCGAAGTGAAGGCATTGTAATTTCCGGCATCAAGGAAGCGTTTAAGGGCGATTTCGTAGCTGGCCTGCACCTTCACGCTGGCTTCCCATGCTTCCTTGCTGTATGAACCGTAATCGAAGTCATACAGCTCTGCATATTCGGCGAACAGCGCATCAATTTCTTCTTCCTTCACTTCGTTCACGTACGCAACCAGGTCGCCGATGCCGAAGTAATCCACTGTCCAGCCGAACTGAATTTGGGCTTCTACCTTGTCGCCTTCGGTAACCCCAACGTTACGCATGTTGTCGCCGAAGCGGGCCACTTTGATGTTGAAGCTTTCGTTATAAGCTACGGCAACGTCCATCCACTCGGCAATTTGCTTCTGGACTTCAGCACGTTCCCAGTACCCTACTACCACTTTATTCTGTTTCTTCAAGCGGGCATTGATGAAGCCATATTCACGGTCGCCATGGGCAGCCTGATTCAGGTTCATGAAGTCCATATCAAGTGTTGCCCAAGGAATGCTCTCATTGTACTGAGTAGCCAGGTGCAGAAGCGGCTTTTGCAGCAGCTTCGTTCCGCGGATCCACATTTTGGCCGGGGAGAAGGTATGCATCCAGGTGATCACACCGGCAACCTCGTCACGGTAGTTGACTTCTTTCATAATCGAAGTGATTGTGTCTGCGCTGACAGCCAGGTCCTGCAGCACCAGCGGATACGGCAGCACACCGCTGTTATTGAGGGCATCCGTCATTTCCTGCGCATGAGCTTTAACTTCACCGAGGGCTTCTTCTCCGTACAGATGCTGTGATCCTACAAC
This window encodes:
- the araA gene encoding L-arabinose isomerase, with amino-acid sequence MSTVSAKQFWFVVGSQHLYGEEALGEVKAHAQEMTDALNNSGVLPYPLVLQDLAVSADTITSIMKEVNYRDEVAGVITWMHTFSPAKMWIRGTKLLQKPLLHLATQYNESIPWATLDMDFMNLNQAAHGDREYGFINARLKKQNKVVVGYWERAEVQKQIAEWMDVAVAYNESFNIKVARFGDNMRNVGVTEGDKVEAQIQFGWTVDYFGIGDLVAYVNEVKEEEIDALFAEYAELYDFDYGSYSKEAWEASVKVQASYEIALKRFLDAGNYNAFTSNFEDLHGMKQLPGLAVQRLMAQGYGFAGEGDWKTAALDRLMKVMSHNLNTGFMEDYTYEMAAGQEAILQSHMLEVDPSLASNKPKVLVSPLGIGDREDPARLVFDGKAGEGVVVSMADFGTHYKLLINEVTAFEPTVPAPNLPVARVLWQVKPNFQDGIKAWIENGGGHHTVVSLNLTTDQIVTYAKLVGLDYVIIK